The Gossypium hirsutum isolate 1008001.06 chromosome D02, Gossypium_hirsutum_v2.1, whole genome shotgun sequence region AAGCCTGGCGGACTGTCCAAGTGAGAACAAATTTGCAGACACATGAAGCTGCGATCTGTATGGCGGGATTGAAGAAATGCGGAGTATATCTGTGGAATGTGCCTGCGGAATGTATCTGCAGTTAGAATGAAGTTGTTTTGGTGCACGCTACCTGTGATGAGTGCGTGTTTGTTTTAGGTAAAACCAATCTTGGTAGATTTTTTTACGTGTTCAGGTAATGATTGAcatatttggttaattttttttatgtatttcaaGTTTCAAGATTGTATTAGTGGGATTTGTTGAGTTCTCTTGAAAAGAAACTCATATATATTGTAAAGTTTGAAGAAAACAAAACATTGAGAGCAGACTCATTATACTGCTAATTCTCtgttttgctttctttctttgttCTTAACACCAACAAGATTTCAGAAGGAATGTGGCTGATAAGGATACTAATTTTTTCATTGATTAGCCTATGAAGATGTTTTGGAACATTTAGGCTATTATAAGCATCAGATTAGAACCTTATTCATTATGATAGATCGAAGGATGTGGAAGTAGATTGTCATTTCATAAGAGATATTGTACAATAGATAATAATGCATGCCAACATGACAGTAAATAAAATACGTTCAAACCAAAGCTCTCTCTCAAAATAAGTTTTAAAGACTTGAGGAGAATAACCCATATCTACAACCTAGATTGAAGATAAGTGTGGAAATTCTTCATTCAATTTGGCTATAAATTTGTGGTGATTATTggcattatttttcttattaataaGGAAACACTTCGGTAGCCTATTACCATCTTTGTATGACCAATATCTACAACCCTGCTTGATAGGGAGTGTAAAAGTTCTCCATTCAACTATTGGCTATAAATACGTTGTTAGTTTTGGTAGTTCTATTTTTcttgttaataaaaaaatttgggtaGCCTATTAGCAAGCTACATATGACTTGAAAGTTAGTATATCTTGGAGCTGAtgaaattcatcaaacgacataGGGTTAATGACAACATGAGTATCACTCCTAAAATATAGTGACACAAGATTATGCTTAAGAGATCCTTATGCATCAAAGACATGTTCGTAAAAACTTCCATGGTTGAAGTATTATCAAGACAAGGCATCAACATGTTTATAAAGATTAATACATTTTAAGCCTTCTAACTTACAGAAGTAATTAACCATCTCATAGGTTGAATTATTCAAGTACTTAGGATGACTTAAGTGCTTGTTTAGCGAAACTGCAGAAAATAGATTCCTTGAATGTAAGGATTTCATTAACTGATTtacaaatatttgatttattgatttatttctaGTAATTAGGAATTAGATTTCAGGCAGATTTTAGaagattttattaattattgaTCATGTAAACATTTTGTTTCCATAATTAGTCTAGGTTGAAAACTTAAAAATGTACCATCCTTTAACtcataaaaaataaagttttccattttcatcttttcttaaATGGTATTAGAGCCTATATCTGATATTCTATGATTCAGCTTTCATCATTGAATTCTTTGTTTCAGCTTTCATTGTTAAACCCTTGTTTCTGTTTCAGCTTTAATCACTAAATTTGTCTTTTTCGTCCAAAATAGATCAACATTTTATTTGTTTCTCTTCCATTACCTATTTCTTTATGATGTCTGAAATTTCCTCAAGTTGCAGTAGAGTTACCAAAACCAACCCAAACCAATTGCCTCACAATAAAAACCTTATTCCTATCCAAACAATCACCATTAGTCTCAATGAACGAAATTTCACACGATCTCAATCGCCATAAGTATATTAGGGTTGACCAGTGAAACTCCAACCCCCGAGAAGATAGATCTGACATATGTTATTTGGGATGCAAAGAATTCCATGATCGTGACTTGGTTGGTAAACTCGATGGATGAAAAAATAAGTGCAGATTACATGTATTATCCCACAGCAAAGGAACTCAAGGAAAATGTGACTTTGATCTCGACAACTATTCCCAAATTTATAATATACAACAAAAGATTGAAGAGGCCTGGCGAGGAGAACATAGCGTGATCATGCTTTCTAATGTTCCTAAGGATCTTTGGGATGATTCAGATTTAGTGAACGGTTTGGAAAGACCAAAATGACTATAATTATTGTTGGAGAATTCATGGATTCTTTAGCTGTAAATATGGTGGCGCTGTAAATCTCCTATTATTTAGCTATAATTGTTCTAGATTTGTAAGGATAGACAGATTTGTAGACATAGACTGAGTTGTAAGAATaagctgattttttttttataggaGTTTGATTTCTTTCCTAGAATAACTATTGCATCTTTTATAAATGCAGACACATAGCTAtcatttgaaataaaacacaGTAAAGAGTTCTTCATGGTATTCGAGCTAGGTATTCCAAAAAACTTCTACTTCGTTCATTAACAGTCTTTCATTACTGACACCTTAGCCTAAGAAAACTTATCAACCTTCATTATTGAAACCTTAGTCCAAATATACTGTCTTCATTGTTGAATACCACCCTGAAAATGGTTGATATCTGACATAATTCCTCAACCCTCTCGAacatagttaattaaataaggaATTACAAAATTCAAATCCCACTTATCATCTCCATGGGAAGCCTCCTCGTGCAGGTTGAGACAAGGGAGAACAGAGGCAACAAGAGGTTCTTTTTCACCAATGCTAAACATTCAAACCAAACTGAACTTGGAACTCCTTAAAGAAGAGAATAAGAGGTCACATAATCTACTTAACTCTCTTGAAAAAGCCAGTACATCATGTGTATTAACTCAAACAAGCAAGTTCCCTAATTAATGTGCTCTAATGACTAAGACTATTAACAAAAGCTCTTGGGTCCTAGACTCCAGACTGTTGATTACATGATGATTTCCCATAATTTATTTGTCACTTTTACTCTTTGTCCTAGTAACAAAAAGTTTGAAATTGTAGATGGATCTCTAATCAGTTTTGCAAGCCAAGGAATTGTGGatttatttcccttcactaaaaAACGTGTTACATGTTCCCAAGTTATCCATGAACCTTATGTTTGTTCGAAAAGCAATCCAAGATCTCAATTGCTCAATGACTTTCTATCCTACTCACACtgtattttttatgatttagctACGGAGAGTATAATTGAACATGCTAAAGGAAGGGATGGATACCATATCTTAGAGGCTAAGAGTAGCAAAGGTAATCTATCCTCCTATTATTCTAAGCACACAAATTCAAAGAAAGAAATCTGGCTACACCATTACCACCTAGGACAtcctccattttctttgttgaagaAATTATTTCCTTTTCTATTCAAAACTATTGAAATAGACAGTTTACATTGTGATGTTTGTGAGTTGGCTAAACATCATCGTGTTTCATTTCAACAATAGATAATCTTTACCTTTCTCATCAATCCCCTCAGATATATGGGGATCAAGGGTTTCTAACGTGACAAGAGCGGTTTTTTACATTCGTTAAATAATGCACATGGGTAATGTGGGTTTTCTCTTAAAAACGAATCTGAGCCAAGTGACACATTTCCCTTCTCTTTTCAATCGATCAAAAACCAATTCAGATCTAGCATTGAAAATCTGAGGACCGATAACACAAGGTATTATGTATCACATTTCTCTAAAAGGGAAAGGATTATTCATTACTCACGTGTAGATACTCCTTAACAAAATGGCATTGCTAAATGCAAAAATTGACATTTACATGAAGTAACAAGGGCTCCCTTTCTTCAAATAAATGTCACTACAACCAAATGGGGATAAGTTTCAGCAGCAGCCCATTTGATAAATAAGATGCCTCCAAAAGTTCCTAATTTCAAGAGACCTATGGAAATACTTCAATCCCATTTTCCTAACACTAATATAACCACCAAACTTCCTCCAAAAATTTTAAGGTGTTTTAGGCTTGCTCATATTCACAACAAAGGGAAACTTGACCCATGAGCCCTAAAGTGCATTTTTGTAGGTACTTCTTCCACAAAGAAGTATAAATGTCGTCACCTCTGCTCACAGAATATTTTGTATCTATGGATGAAACTGCTAAAACTTAAAATCAAAGGTGGCAACGGAAAAATGAAAAAACTTTCACTGTTGTTGATAATTCAAtgagaaaaaatacataggtatTCATATACACAAAATTGAAAGAAGGAAATTAAATCCCTAAACATAAACTAATTGAAGAAACTAAATTCTTAGAAATCAGCTATACACTATCAATTATCACAATTATTAGTTGTCAATAAgtcaacactccccctcaagttggGGCATAGTTATCACAAGTCTGATTTCCGGACCAAAATATGGTATATCTTATTGCTAAGACCTTTGGTGAAGACATCAATTACCTGCTTGTCAGATGTCAAAAGAAATAAGCTCAAGAACCAGTAGTTAACCTTTCTTTGATGAAGTGACGATCAATCTCAATGTGTTTGGTTCAATAATGTTGCACTGGATTTTAGGTTATGCTGATGACAACCTTGTTGTCACAATACAAAGATAATCTGTCTTCTTTTGACAATTTTATTTCTTCCAATACTTTTCCTAACCACAAAAGCTTAAAGACTCTGAGTGATAGACCTATATTCTGCTTTTGCACTTGATCGAGCAACTACACTTCTTGCTTCAAAGTGACTAGGTTTCCTCCCACAAATCTGCAATATCTAGAGGTAGATCTCCTATCATCCAGAGATCCAACCCAATTTGCATCTATCAAGGCCTCTATCAGGAGGTGACCATGCTTGGAGAAAAAAGATCCATTCCTCTGGCAGATTTTAGATAGCACAAAATGTGAAAAACATCCTGAATAGTCTAAAAATAATGACACCATAGCACCGAAGTCTGGTGAGTCACCTTGGGAAGCTATGGCTAGTTATGCTGAGCATTTGTTGTCAAAACCTTCAATGAAGGATAAGCCAGTCATTTTGACCCTGAGATCACCAAGGCTGTTTGCACTGAAATTCGAAAGGCTGGTAACCTAGGTTTGAGCGTAGAAGATGTATATAGTCTTGTCAGAATGCCAGGAGAAAAGGCACCTGAAATTATCATTGATACACTCCAAGCATTCAGAAGAATAACAGAAAGTTTAGTAAGGTGCTGATAACCTTGACGAAGAAATCTATGCAATAAAATTGCATGCGACTACAAAGTTAGGAGAAGGAAAACATGGAAACCAAAATAATGCTTTAATTTTTATCTGTGGAACAGCTTGCCAAACCATCGATATGAACCAAGACAATTACATGAACAAAAGACTGCAAAGAGCTGATCTAGAAATTTATGATTAAGTACAGAAAGTTTTCTCAACGAAGTCAAGTTTTCCAAGCTAGAAAGAATAATGTAAGAGcttgtatttttattataatattttattatttcagttttattttataatatttattttaagtaatatatattATAGACGGCTAGTGCTATTAGCTATGTTAACGGGACTCAGGGCACAGGTGCCTGATATGGATAAGACTCCTAGTGTTGGACACGGTAATTCTCGAAATTTCGGACACAGGGACACTGTCCACATGTTGGACACAGACACTTGGACACTTTCCAAATGTTGGGTACGGCAGTAGGACAGGGCGTCTCACATTTAAAAGGTATAATTCTTCTTTTTGGCGTCTCATAACCTAATTTATGAGATGATCCAGCCTTTGCTTTTTTTGGAAAggtgccttttttattttttatgcctTAGCTTTTGGCCCAttgtgaatttataaaatcatggGCTGGTCAGGAGTCTGGACcagcattaaaaattttataaaaaatccctaactaaaaaaACCTAGAAACTTGATTGGGGCTTTACGTatcagattttttttcttttcctcaaccaGCAATTTCTTTGTTAGAAGTCATCCACGGTCACCGCCGCCGCCTCCACTGTGTATCCTCCTCATCctgctttctttttccttttctccaGGTTTTTTCTTCTCAGTTCTCCCACCACCGCGTCCATCAATTTTCACCGGATCCAATCCATGTCCAGTGTCAGAATCCGTGTCGGATCATGTCAACACCAGTACTGCACCCCTAACTGCCGGAGGTTATTAGTTATCTTTAGGGTTTAAACCTAGGGCTAGAATAAAACTTTATTTGTAAGAAAGCCTAGTAACTGAACTTGCAAGAAGAAAGCCTATATAAATAAGTTGTAGGCTTTGCAGTCATAATATgattcttattatttttctttgaattaatatatagaaACTAGAGGTTTTTTTTAAACCCTAAGTTTTCTAGAGTTTCATCTTCTCTCTTACTACTTTGTTTAGCCCCAAATTCTTTTATTGCTGCTCATTTAGCACCTAAATCATATCATTATTTCCAcaatttcctttcctttttcaaaCTTTGTAAACTTGCATAAATAAGCTAAGCTTTGAGTTGAATATGCACAACTTTTCTTCTCCATTTCGATTTCCATTACACACAtgcatatgttatatatatatgtatatagattcAAGAATCTTACGTATGTGACCCAATAGCTTGTAGATATGGATGTTCAAAAGTTTTATCCTGTAGAAAAACAAAACGACTAGTAAGGAGAAATTAGCACCAGCAATCATAACTAAGAACACAGACTAAAATCCTTATGTTACAATAAGAGGAAAAAGACAACTAAACTCCGTCCACTATTTCTTTGATCACACAAACTCTGAAAATTATATCATTGGAAGTTGGCATAACCCCATACACTCTTAACATTTTTTCAAAGATTCCTTGAAATTTGATAATTCCTCATCCAACTCAAATACCAATTTTCAACTCATTTGTATTGCTCAATCAGGTATATGACTAAATAAGTAGAACTATAATTACTAATAGAAGAAGCCAAGAAAGACCATAAGTTAGAGCATCATAATGCTTCAATCTCCAAATCTAAATGCATACCATCATATTTATTGGCCTCCTATAGGTTGGAGACAGGTGTCTACAAGAGTAACATTCAGTGCTAGATTTAGATACCAATGGTACAAACCAGTAAAACCCTACACATCACAGTAGTGACAACTGACAACACAAAACTAAAGAACCGATAACTGCTAGCAGTGAAGTGTATTAACCAAAGTTCATGTGCAGTCTCATTTTCATAGGCATACATCACAGTAGTGACAACTGACAAAACAAAACTAAAGAACCAATAACTGCTAGCAGTAAAGTGTATGAACCAAAGTTCATGTGCAGTCTCATTTTCACAGGCATACACCAATGCATGCAtgcgcacacacacacacagactaaagggaaattaaaatgaaatcagATAACATCAGACAGTATAATTACACACCTGAAGTACATGATCTATCCGTCCTTCACTTCCAGTTAACCTCTCAATCATTAGAGAACCATATGAcgtctcttctttttcttttacattctCTTCTCCTATtgtcataaaaataaataaatgaaaggaAGAAgagtataaatgaaatatagtAGTAACATATATTAGGTCAAACTATTTTTGTTAGTGCACCGGCAACAAGTGCACCAATTAGAGCTACTTGTACACATAAAAGAGAAACTGAAATGACAAGTGATACAAAAAGTCTAAACTACCTTCTAGGTTGTCAGTGTCTCTTGATTGGCATGCTGTGAGCACTTTTGCCTGTTCAAAGCAATTCTAGAAATTACCAAATCAGAACTAATGATATAATTTAGTTATGACCCTAAGCCATGTTCCAATTGAGACTCAAGTTTCACAATACATTATAATTGTACAATCAAAAACTAAAGCAACAATTCAGCATTTTGTGTATTATGGAATATTTAAGGCAACTAAGAACTCCAATGAAACCAGTATGATCATGTATCTTTGTAGAGATTGGAACTTAAACATGACCAGATACCAAGtattaaacatgtaaattagaCTCTTGATTTTAGGTTACTAATTAAATGATCCATGTATTTCACGTTATATATGGAAATAATTTGATAATGCTTTCAAGGTTCAAATATTCATtaactattaattaaaaattcagaataaatttCTACAACATTAACAGCCAATGCTTTTGACACCGAATGAACCAAACAGGGATAAAAGCTTCATCATAACCTCATAAGGTTCAGCACTAAACTGTCAACACATGCATTTCTTCTAGCTTtggagaaaagaaagagaaaaaaacagACTGTTTTAAGTAGAATTAgcccaaaacaaaattaaacctCTGCTAACTATTACTGTTATATCATtccaaaagaaacaaacaataaGTGAATGAGAATGACTTGTACTCAAACTTGCACTCAGAAGAAACAAATTGGATTTTGACCATTACTCCTATACGTGAACGCATGTATAATTTTACCAGAATAATCAAGGAATCCACACTTAGACCAAATCCAGAACAGAGAAAATTTTGAGAAGTTCATTGCCATAGAAGTTGAAGCAATGGAACCAAATAAAGCTTGCATATATAACAAAAAGATATTAACTTGGGGAAGTTTAATTGGACTCACCCTTACAGTACTGAAATGATCCATTACTACATGAGAACGAGCAGCTAAACGTTCAGTAAATTCCTAAACAAAAAAGACAAGCATATCAAAAGCTAAACATGGGTAGGGTACATGGTGAAAGAGAAGAAAGGGGTAAACCAAGGGGTAAACCAAAACGGGTGaattcaagaaagaaagaaaaacataataagCATATATCAAAGGCCTTACTTGAAACCCAATATGCAGCCTTTTTCCACCTTTATGATAAGGGATAATGACAGGACGTTTAGTGATGTATTCTTTACAAACAAGTGGTTCTACTCTGCATAAATTCAAAAATGCTCTGTAAAGTTTAACGACAGATTACGATCACAAATTAAGATGAAAAAATGAAACATGTccagaaagaaagaaacagatgGCAAAGGGAATAcaaattttcatttgtttttgtttttctttaggACGCTGCCTGGTTGTGGACACACAAAGATAGATACGCACATGATATCAACAAATCAAACTCAGAGCTACAGTGAGTCCATTCCTCACCCCACCCAAGACCCCTCTCCTAAAAACAAGTGGAGAAAAGATCATACACTTGTCTACACCCAACTATAGCTTCACAATTCTGCCAGTTTAGATGAGCCAAACCAAAGAAGCTCATGCCCCGCCACAAATGAACCATTTCACTTAAGATCTGATATTCTCTGCACCAATGATGAATAAAACAGTTCATTACAGGTTAACACCAACCTATATGCTACAGGATCAAATGGATGGAAAATGTTGAACATTTGACGACAAGCTGGCATCTCTTCAGATATGTTCTCCTCATCCCAATAATCTTGCCCTTTGCCTGCAACATAGAGAAAAATAGTTAGCAGTTCAAGCATGATATAAAGTACAAAGAGAACTGTTGTGACGGGGCTGGAAATCAGGAAAACTAAGGTGAGAAACATAATGTTAGAACTTGAAGATTCAACTTAAACAGAAGATATGAGGGAAGCAAAAAGTAAGAGAGAAATATAGTAGCTAATAGCACCTTATATAAGACGATAAAAATTGTGGCACACTAAAAACTGTATTAATTTAAGTAGAGCAATTAAAAACATAACTAGGACATAGCAATTTAAAAGATTAAGTGAAATGATCAACAAAAATAAAGTGAGATTATTTATCAGAAGAACCAGGCACAGCATAATAAATAGCAATATTTGAAATAAAGTGAAATCATTCATTAGAATCATGATAACTCTGTGACTTCATAAAAAATACGATAATTATCTTCCACCGGCCAATGGTATCCAACTTTTATTAAAAGTAATAATGAATAGAACACAAAAACTTTACAatgtagaaaaaggaaaattgCAAGTATGCTTAAAAGGATTTAAATGTGCCAATAGTATACACATAAAAGGCTTCCAAATTTTATCATTACCAAGTCCAATACGGATATTGCAAAGGGCAAGGAACACTCCCAAAGGTGATCCCACTGCAAAGAATGTGTCGACCtgatattataaaatttgaaCTGAATAAGTCACAAGTTCCATAAAATGTTAAATATCCACTTTTTCTTCTTCTGGGAAGGATTACCTTGGTTGTATGTTCCTATGTATCTTTCAATACTACTAAAATAACATTAGTATATCTTAAAGAGAAGGTACTCTATCACaggaaaaccaaaaaaaaaaaaaaaacattttatgaaagaaaatcaATTATATTCTTTTAATCATACCTTGAATTCAAGCTTTGTGTATCTAATATAGGGGGTATAGCTCTTTGTTGCATCCTCTAGCTTCAGTGGCAGCTTTTGATCAAACTTCTGCAACATAGGTGGTTTTTGCATAAGCATCTCCTTATTTTCTGTTATATAAGACATCAAAACTTGTATAAGATGTCCTCCATAAGAATGAACCAAATGATAATATCAAGAATAGAGATTTCCATGCACTAAAAACGAGGGGGGATCCTTCAATCAGCATACCACCTATATCCTCAGAGTTATTTGATTCCAGCTCTGCAATTTTTGCTTTTAGGGAATCGATCTGAAGCAGGGGAAACGTTCATTTAACACATTGAAATCcaaggaagcaaaagaaaaacaTCTATCGGTGGTCGCATGTGCCCAAAAAACAGTATCCATAGAAACAAGATACCCTTCCTGAATGCATAAGTATGTGTATGTTCCTATATAGGCAAATTGAAATTCTTACCTCCTCTTTAAGCATTTTGATTGTTTTATCCCTATCTCTGGCTTCTTCGTTCTCTTCCTCAGTAGCTTTCTCCCAACAACCGTCTGAGACAACAAAGTCTACTTCTGTAGTTTCCCCAGACCCACTCTCCTCCAGCCAAGGGGCTCCACTAAAATCATTAAGTGATTGATGCACGTCCTCCCTGCAACTTTTCTGCATAGGGTCCTCAGCTGCTACATCAAATTTAGTTGACACTGAGGATTTGTCTTCAACATGTCCTTCTATTACTGATGGATTTGGAAGTAGAATTTCTTCCCCAAGGCAATCGACTATGTCCTTTGTCATCATAGTTGAGTCATTTTTCTCTATATTAGCCAAAGAACTGCATTCAAAAGACTGGTCAATCATATCAGGAGAACATTCTAGATCTTTTGAGTCTTTCTCATACAGACACTGCATTGGAAAAAGGGAGGAGAGATTTTCTTGATGGCATAGGATGTCGTATGAGAGGACGCTTCCCAAAGAATGACCATATATTGAAACCTAAACAGAATTGATGCCATAATTAAAAAACATAGAGTGGAAACAATGTCAAAACAGTTATATAACTTAATGAAATACAATACATACTCATTCAACTAGACACATACCTTTCCATCATAACCAGGATTCCGTTTAAGAAACTTTAAATACAGCCTATTTAATTGGTTTGAAACCTGCAGGACGAGAATTACATATTGATTTGGTTTCAAAGTTAAATCCTTTTCAGAATGTAACAACCTTATTTCATTAAAGGGGTCCACCAAAGTTGCATGAAGTTAAGACATTCAAACATAAAACAAGccttaaaaaatcataaatgtaAGGGCCCTTAAAACTTTTATGCATCTTTACACAAAAATATGCCATAGAAACCATTAGTGTATCATTGGTAACGCAATACCTATTAACTTCCAGGAAACTAATGCACTTTCACACCCTAATATGTAAGAGCCCCCCAACCATCCTCCCTGCACATAAATAATTTGCGCTAAAATGTATAtcctataattaatatttattgttagCCTGAACCTATACCAGCTCCCTTTGTTCCTCATATATGAATACTAAACCAAATAATTTCCTGAAAATGTAAAGTAGACTTCTTACATTTTGATGCATAAAGCCTCCTCCACTTCTCTTCATAGATCATTGATTATATGCTAAAAGAGGAACTTTTATAATCTATTCCTTTT contains the following coding sequences:
- the LOC107908069 gene encoding phospholipase SGR2 isoform X14 gives rise to the protein MADSLANPSVVEANGIDEASPDLLKNTPSNIARLEDVIEHCKGRQMYLAQTRSPSDGGDVRWYFSDVPLAENELAASFPRTEIVGKSDYFRFGMRDSLAIEASFLQREEELLSIWWKEYAECSEGPRASSSFGKKLDMAEDLSSSKGSQSAQLYTFEEERVGVPVKGGLYEVDLVKRHCFPVYWNGETRRVLRGHWFARKGGMDWLPLREDVAEQLEIAYRSQVWHRRKFQPSGLFAARVDLQGSTPGLHALFTGEDDTWEAWLNVDASGFSGVISFSRNGIKLRRGYSASQSPKPTQDELRQRKEEQMDDYCSQVPVRHLVFMVHGIGQRLEKSNLVDDVGNFRHITASLAERHLTSHQRRKQRVLFIPCQWRKGLKLSGEAAVDKITLDGVRGLRVMLSATAHDVLYYMSPIYCQSIIDSVSNQLNRLYLKFLKRNPGYDGKVSIYGHSLGSVLSYDILCHQENLSSLFPMQCLYEKDSKDLECSPDMIDQSFECSSLANIEKNDSTMMTKDIVDCLGEEILLPNPSVIEGHVEDKSSVSTKFDVAAEDPMQKSCREDVHQSLNDFSGAPWLEESGSGETTEVDFVVSDGCWEKATEEENEEARDRDKTIKMLKEEIDSLKAKIAELESNNSEDIGENKEMLMQKPPMLQKFDQKLPLKLEDATKSYTPYIRYTKLEFKVDTFFAVGSPLGVFLALCNIRIGLGKGQDYWDEENISEEMPACRQMFNIFHPFDPVAYRVEPLVCKEYITKRPVIIPYHKGGKRLHIGFQEFTERLAARSHVVMDHFSTVRNCFEQAKVLTACQSRDTDNLEGEENVKEKEETSYGSLMIERLTGSEGRIDHVLQDKTFEHPYLQAIGSHT
- the LOC107908069 gene encoding phospholipase SGR2 isoform X12, which codes for MGVMSAELAASFPRTEIVGKSDYFRFGMRDSLAIEASFLQREEELLSIWWKEYAECSEGPRASSSFGKKLDMAEDLSSSKGSQSAQLYTFEEERVGVPVKGGLYEVDLVKRHCFPVYWNGETRRVLRGHWFARKGGMDWLPLREDVAEQLEIAYRSQVWHRRKFQPSGLFAARVDLQGSTPGLHALFTGEDDTWEAWLNVDASGFSGVISFSRNGIKLRRGYSASQSPKPTQDELRQRKEEQMDDYCSQVPVRHLVFMVHGIGQRLEKSNLVDDVGNFRHITASLAERHLTSHQRRKQRVLFIPCQWRKGLKLSGEAAVDKITLDGVRGLRVMLSATAHDVLYYMSPIYCQSIIDSVSNQLNRLYLKFLKRNPGYDGKVSIYGHSLGSVLSYDILCHQENLSSLFPMQCLYEKDSKDLECSPDMIDQSFECSSLANIEKNDSTMMTKDIVDCLGEEILLPNPSVIEGHVEDKSSVSTKFDVAAEDPMQKSCREDVHQSLNDFSGAPWLEESGSGETTEVDFVVSDGCWEKATEEENEEARDRDKTIKMLKEEIDSLKAKIAELESNNSEDIGENKEMLMQKPPMLQKFDQKLPLKLEDATKSYTPYIRYTKLEFKVDTFFAVGSPLGVFLALCNIRIGLGKGQDYWDEENISEEMPACRQMFNIFHPFDPVAYRVEPLVCKEYITKRPVIIPYHKGGKRLHIGFQEFTERLAARSHVVMDHFSTVRNCFEQAKVLTACQSRDTDNLEGEENVKEKEETSYGSLMIERLTGSEGRIDHVLQDKTFEHPYLQAIGSHTNYWRDYDTALFILKHLYRDIPEDPNFLGESIEGSLKDENASMGWSDERETIDEELPLTFSARDMVKNFSRKAKKFIKKP
- the LOC107908069 gene encoding phospholipase SGR2 isoform X11; amino-acid sequence: MADSLANPSVVEANGIDEASPDLLKNTPSNIARLEDVIEHCKGRQMYLAQTRSPSDGGDVRWYFSDVPLAENELAASFPRTEIVGKSDYFRFGMRDSLAIEASFLQREEELLSIWWKEYAECSEGPRASSSFGKKLDMAEDLSSSKGSQSAQLYTFEEERVGVPVKGGLYEVDLVKRHCFPVYWNGETRRVLRGHWFARKGGMDWLPLREDVAEQLEIAYRSQVWHRRKFQPSGLFAARVDLQGSTPGLHALFTGEDDTWEAWLNVDASGFSGVISFSRNGIKLRRGYSASQSPKPTQDELRQRKEEQMDDYCSQVPVRHLVFMVHGIGQRLEKSNLVDDVGNFRHITASLAERHLTSHQRRKQRVLFIPCQWRKGLKLSGEAAVDKITLDGVRGLRVMLSATAHDVLYYMSPIYCQSIIDSVSNQLNRLYLKFLKRNPGYDGKVSIYGHSLGSVLSYDILCHQENLSSLFPMQCLYEKDSKDLECSPDMIDQSFECSSLANIEKNDSTMMTKDIVDCLGEEILLPNPSVIEGHVEDKSSVSTKFDVAAEDPMQKSCREDVHQSLNDFSGAPWLEESGSGETTEVDFVVSDGCWEKATEEENEEARDRDKTIKMLKEEIDSLKAKIAELESNNSEDIGENKEMLMQKPPMLQKFDQKLPLKLEDATKSYTPYIRYTKLEFKVDTFFAVGSPLGVFLALCNIRIGLGKGQDYWDEENISEEMPACRQMFNIFHPFDPVAYRVEPLVCKEYITKRPVIIPYHKGGKRLHIGFQEFTERLAARSHVVMDHFSTVRNCFEQAKVLTACQSRDTDNLEGEENVKEKEETSYGSLMIERLTGSEGRIDHVLQDKTFEHPYLQAIGSHTCLFSWHSDKTIYIFYAQT
- the LOC107908069 gene encoding phospholipase SGR2 isoform X15, whose amino-acid sequence is MADSLANPSVVEANGIDEASPDLLKNTPSNIARLEDVIEHCKGRQMYLAQTRSPSDGGDVRWYFSDVPLAENELAASFPRTEIVGKSDYFRFGMRDSLAIEASFLQREEELLSIWWKEYAECSEGPRASSSFGKKLDMAEDLSSSKGSQSAQLYTFEEERVGVPVKGGLYEVDLVKRHCFPVYWNGETRRVLRGHWFARKGGMDWLPLREDVAEQLEIAYRSQVWHRRKFQPSGLFAARVDLQGSTPGLHALFTGEDDTWEAWLNVDASGFSGVISFSRNGIKLRRGYSASQSPKPTQDELRQRKEEQMDDYCSQVPVRHLVFMVHGIGQRLEKSNLVDDVGNFRHITASLAERHLTSHQRRKQRVLFIPCQWRKGLKLSGEAAVDKITLDGVRGLRVMLSATAHDVLYYMSPIYCQSIIDSVSNQLNRLYLKFLKRNPGYDGKVSIYGHSLGSVLSYDILCHQENLSSLFPMQCLYEKDSKDLECSPDMIDQSFECSSLANIEKNDSTMMTKDIVDCLGEEILLPNPSVIEGHVEDKSSVSTKFDVAAEDPMQKSCREDVHQSLNDFSGAPWLEESGSGETTEVDFVVSDGCWEKATEEENEEARDRDKTIKMLKEEIDSLKAKIAELESNNSEDIGENKEMLMQKPPMLQKFDQKLPLKLEDATKSYTPYIRYTKLEFKVDTFFAVGSPLGVFLALCNIRIGLGKGQDYWDEENISEEMPACRQMFNIFHPFDPVAYRVEPLVCKEYITKRPVIIPYHKGGKRLHIGFQEFTERLAARSHVVMDHFSTVRAKVLTACQSRDTDNLEGEENVKEKEETSYGSLMIERLTGSEGRIDHVLQDKTFEHPYLQAIGSHT